The following coding sequences lie in one Euhalothece natronophila Z-M001 genomic window:
- a CDS encoding cytochrome P450, with the protein MTTTTALQQQLPPGPKEPVWFQLLQWISDPIKVMETSQTTYGDLFTLNFFKNKPFVFISNPDTIKEILSQDQKQFLSGKGNEILVPFVGEHSILLTDETTHTRQRKLMFPPFHGEKINYYGEVIAKITEKVAQTWTKEKPFSIRPSIQEITLEVIMQTIFGISEGARHQQLKTRLMKSLELATGSVLRSSLLFFPLLQQDFPGSPWRNFVKRQQSINDLLQAELEERRNSEEEGGNDILSLLLSARDEEGNPMGDEELRNQLMTLLFAGHETTATALTWAFYWIHKLPEVREKLLAELESVSDTSNIKELNNLSYLDAVCKEVLRIYPVAIVTFPRITKDTLVIGNYEYPPDTVLAPCIYLLHHREEIYPNSKQFKPERFLEREFSPYEFMPFGGGSRRCIGDVFAQMEMKIVIATILKNYQLTLAEKKPVKPVRRGVTVAPAGGVKMISH; encoded by the coding sequence ATGACAACAACAACTGCGCTTCAACAACAATTACCGCCTGGCCCAAAAGAACCTGTATGGTTTCAACTTTTACAATGGATCAGCGATCCGATCAAAGTCATGGAAACGTCCCAAACCACTTATGGTGATCTCTTTACGTTAAACTTCTTTAAAAACAAACCTTTTGTTTTTATTTCTAATCCTGATACTATCAAAGAAATTTTAAGCCAAGATCAAAAACAGTTTCTGAGTGGAAAAGGGAATGAGATACTAGTACCCTTTGTAGGTGAGCATTCAATTTTATTAACAGATGAAACAACTCATACTCGACAACGAAAATTAATGTTTCCCCCTTTTCATGGAGAAAAAATTAACTATTATGGAGAAGTGATAGCAAAGATTACAGAAAAAGTCGCTCAAACTTGGACAAAAGAGAAACCTTTTTCTATCCGCCCCTCGATTCAAGAAATTACCTTAGAAGTCATTATGCAAACAATTTTTGGAATTTCAGAGGGAGCGCGTCATCAACAATTAAAAACTCGCTTGATGAAGTCTCTAGAATTAGCAACGGGATCAGTTTTACGCTCAAGTTTACTCTTTTTTCCGCTATTACAACAAGATTTTCCAGGTAGCCCTTGGCGCAATTTCGTAAAACGCCAGCAGTCCATTAATGACTTATTACAAGCCGAACTTGAAGAACGACGCAATAGTGAAGAAGAAGGTGGAAATGATATTCTCAGCTTACTCTTGTCAGCGCGAGACGAAGAGGGGAACCCGATGGGTGACGAGGAATTACGTAATCAGTTAATGACCCTTTTATTCGCGGGACATGAAACCACAGCAACCGCCTTAACTTGGGCTTTTTATTGGATTCATAAATTGCCAGAAGTGCGAGAAAAACTATTAGCAGAATTAGAGAGTGTTTCTGATACGAGTAATATTAAAGAACTCAATAACTTATCCTATTTAGACGCTGTATGCAAGGAAGTTTTACGGATTTATCCAGTTGCTATTGTTACTTTTCCTCGTATTACTAAAGATACCCTTGTTATTGGCAATTATGAATATCCTCCTGACACAGTGCTAGCACCTTGTATTTATCTGTTGCATCACCGTGAGGAAATTTATCCCAACTCAAAACAATTTAAACCTGAACGTTTTCTAGAACGAGAGTTTAGCCCCTATGAATTTATGCCCTTTGGTGGGGGAAGTCGTCGCTGCATTGGGGATGTTTTTGCACAAATGGAAATGAAGATTGTTATTGCTACTATTTTGAAAAACTATCAGTTAACCTTAGCAGAAAAGAAACCTGTTAAGCCCGTAAGAAGAGGAGTCACAGTTGCCCCTGCAGGTGGCGTAAAAATGATTAGTCATTAG
- a CDS encoding IS1634 family transposase → MEVTNLDHLGIVAGLIDEIGLVEQINELVVEQPGEKVSPGHVVKAMILNGLGLFSSPLYLFPKFFEGKPTEHLIGEGIEAEHLNDDRLGRVLDKLYLTGLEDIFLSITLKAIQQFSIGVESIHLDSSSLSVEGEYENTLTEEANVEINSEQGEKLNPLQQIQITYGYSRDKRPDLKQFMVDLICSGDGDIPVFLRTGSGNESDQKVFPELFKQFRNQVNFDSLMVADSALYTAENLKQMQDWKWLTRVPFRLKPAQTLARQIKSSEMIPSVLPGYYYSIYQRTYGGFRFLKDPMFLADSIFIKSPERIQAMVLILGLCLLIYNLGQRELRSALVRRGEMVKNQLGKETKFPTLRWIFQQFQAVHLLKCNGEKEISNLTEERLNLLQLFPKPCQQYYLLV, encoded by the coding sequence ATCGAAGTAACAAATTTAGATCATTTAGGAATAGTTGCTGGCTTAATTGACGAAATCGGACTGGTAGAACAAATCAATGAATTAGTAGTAGAACAACCTGGGGAAAAAGTAAGCCCAGGTCATGTAGTTAAAGCTATGATTCTCAATGGCTTAGGACTATTTTCATCTCCCTTATACCTATTTCCCAAATTCTTTGAAGGCAAACCAACGGAACATTTAATCGGAGAAGGAATTGAAGCCGAACATTTAAATGATGATCGATTAGGACGAGTTTTAGACAAATTATACTTAACGGGATTAGAGGACATATTTCTCAGCATCACCTTAAAAGCCATCCAACAATTTTCGATTGGTGTAGAAAGTATTCATCTTGATTCAAGCTCTTTAAGTGTCGAAGGAGAATACGAAAATACTTTAACAGAAGAAGCCAATGTAGAAATTAATTCAGAACAAGGAGAAAAGCTAAATCCTCTTCAACAGATTCAAATTACCTATGGTTATTCTCGGGATAAACGTCCCGACTTGAAACAGTTCATGGTTGATTTAATTTGTAGTGGCGATGGGGATATACCAGTTTTTTTAAGAACAGGAAGTGGAAATGAATCTGACCAGAAAGTATTTCCTGAACTTTTTAAGCAATTCCGAAATCAAGTTAATTTCGATTCATTGATGGTAGCAGACAGTGCTTTATACACCGCAGAAAATTTGAAACAAATGCAAGATTGGAAATGGCTGACGCGAGTTCCCTTTCGTCTCAAACCAGCTCAAACTCTTGCTAGACAAATTAAATCCTCAGAAATGATTCCCAGTGTTCTTCCAGGGTATTATTATTCAATTTACCAAAGAACGTATGGGGGATTTAGATTTTTAAAAGACCCCATGTTTTTAGCAGACAGCATTTTTATTAAATCTCCTGAACGAATTCAGGCGATGGTCTTAATTCTGGGCTTGTGTCTGCTCATTTATAATTTGGGGCAAAGAGAACTGCGTTCGGCTTTAGTGAGACGAGGAGAAATGGTTAAAAATCAATTAGGGAAAGAAACCAAGTTTCCTACTTTGCGTTGGATTTTTCAACAATTTCAAGCCGTTCACTTATTAAAATGTAACGGAGAAAAAGAAATTTCTAATCTCACCGAAGAGAGATTAAATTTACTACAATTGTTTCCCAAACCTTGCCAACAATATTATTTATTAGTGTAA
- a CDS encoding transposase: MGLITLHDTKITGKGIQPTGKKQWKFDYLWLYGLVEPRTGENFFREFSHLDGLCFEQYLSWFAQEYPDDLHLIQVDNSRCHTWLELQLPDNVILIFQPPYSPEVNPIERLWQEIKKPLKWEFFPDLDDLRKRLSKILSKLSSQVITQITGWDFILNALSVANI, translated from the coding sequence ATCGGGTTAATCACACTTCACGATACAAAAATTACAGGTAAAGGAATTCAACCGACAGGAAAAAAACAGTGGAAGTTTGATTATTTATGGTTGTACGGTTTAGTGGAACCGAGAACGGGAGAGAATTTTTTCAGAGAATTTTCTCATCTTGATGGTCTTTGCTTTGAGCAGTATTTAAGCTGGTTTGCTCAAGAATATCCTGACGATTTACACTTAATACAAGTTGATAACAGTCGTTGCCATACTTGGTTAGAGTTACAACTTCCTGATAATGTCATTTTAATTTTCCAACCACCTTATTCCCCAGAAGTTAATCCCATTGAACGATTATGGCAAGAAATTAAGAAACCTTTGAAATGGGAATTCTTTCCCGATTTAGATGATTTAAGAAAGCGACTTTCCAAAATCTTATCAAAATTAAGTTCTCAAGTGATTACTCAGATCACTGGATGGGACTTTATTCTCAATGCTTTATCTGTAGCAAACATTTAG
- a CDS encoding transposase — protein MTVGVRNVGTKITGKGIQPTGKKQWKFDYLWLYGLVEPRTGENFFREFSHLDGLCFEQYLSWFAQEYPDDLHLIQVDNSRCHTWLELQLPDNVILIFQPPYSPEVNPIERLWQEIKKPLKWEFFPDLDDLRKRLSKILSKLSSQVITQITGWDFILNALSVANI, from the coding sequence GTGACAGTTGGGGTGCGGAATGTGGGTACAAAAATTACAGGTAAAGGAATTCAACCGACAGGAAAAAAACAGTGGAAGTTTGATTATTTATGGTTGTACGGTTTAGTGGAACCGAGAACGGGAGAGAATTTTTTCAGAGAATTTTCTCATCTTGATGGTCTTTGCTTTGAGCAGTATTTAAGCTGGTTTGCTCAAGAATATCCTGACGATTTACACTTAATACAAGTTGATAACAGTCGTTGCCATACTTGGTTAGAGTTACAACTTCCTGATAATGTCATTTTAATTTTCCAACCACCTTATTCCCCAGAAGTTAATCCCATTGAACGATTATGGCAAGAAATTAAGAAACCTTTGAAATGGGAATTCTTTCCCGATTTAGATGATTTAAGAAAGCGACTTTCCAAAATCTTATCAAAATTAAGTTCTCAAGTGATTACTCAGATCACTGGATGGGACTTTATTCTCAATGCTTTATCTGTAGCAAACATTTAG
- a CDS encoding aldo/keto reductase, with translation MQAKENKIKVNNQLLLPTMGCGTWAWGNKLLWDYDQSQDQNLQEVFNFCVDKGVTLFDTGDSYGTGKLKGRSEQLLGQFTRDYQGDEKDNICIATKLAAYPWRLTRQSMVSACQASAERLGKPVDLAQMHWPTANYAPWQENALLDGLADLYEQGEVKGVGLSNYGPKRLKQIHQRFSQRGVPIVTLQVQYSLLSTVTVEKLGLKALCDDLGIQLIAYSPLTLGLLTGKYGNGVFPKGIRGLLFRYLLPGIQPVLDTLREIANFRGKTLSQVALNWCICKGTIPIPGAKNLEQAQENVGALGWRLSEAEVKELDLASNQISRQMVQNIFQTR, from the coding sequence ATGCAAGCTAAAGAAAATAAAATTAAAGTTAATAATCAATTATTACTGCCAACGATGGGGTGTGGAACTTGGGCTTGGGGCAATAAGTTGTTATGGGATTATGATCAAAGTCAAGATCAAAACTTACAGGAAGTCTTTAATTTTTGTGTGGATAAAGGGGTGACGCTTTTTGATACCGGGGACTCTTATGGAACGGGAAAATTAAAAGGACGCAGTGAGCAACTTTTAGGACAGTTTACCCGCGATTATCAGGGGGATGAGAAGGATAATATCTGTATTGCGACAAAATTAGCGGCGTATCCTTGGCGGCTAACTCGTCAGTCTATGGTGTCGGCTTGTCAGGCTTCGGCGGAACGTTTGGGAAAACCTGTAGATCTAGCGCAAATGCACTGGCCAACAGCAAATTATGCCCCTTGGCAGGAAAATGCCCTTCTTGATGGCTTGGCTGATCTTTATGAACAGGGAGAGGTAAAAGGGGTGGGTTTATCTAATTATGGCCCTAAACGCCTTAAACAGATTCATCAAAGGTTTTCGCAACGAGGGGTTCCCATTGTGACGTTACAGGTGCAATATTCCCTTTTATCGACGGTGACGGTGGAAAAATTAGGATTAAAAGCGCTTTGTGATGATCTAGGGATTCAGTTAATTGCTTATAGTCCGCTGACTTTAGGGTTATTAACGGGGAAATATGGCAATGGGGTGTTTCCGAAAGGAATACGGGGATTATTATTTCGCTATTTATTACCTGGTATCCAGCCTGTTTTAGATACGTTACGGGAGATTGCCAATTTTCGTGGTAAGACGCTTTCGCAAGTGGCGTTGAATTGGTGTATTTGTAAGGGAACAATCCCCATTCCTGGGGCGAAAAATCTCGAACAAGCGCAAGAAAATGTGGGGGCATTGGGATGGCGACTGAGTGAGGCTGAGGTGAAGGAATTAGATCTCGCTAGTAACCAAATTTCTCGGCAGATGGTGCAGAATATTTTTCAAACTCGTTGA
- a CDS encoding helix-turn-helix domain-containing protein — protein MAGVIKIEIAESAQELKKQLNFSQNSEVKERIQVLYWLKTNQVRSTGALASLIGKHRTTVSRWLSKYRKGGLKGLLEVKKSPGRVPKITPSVEKKLIQELEDPEGFSSYKEIQTWLQLIQDIDISYSAVHKRVRYGLEGKLKVPRPVHSKQELGAPEAFKKN, from the coding sequence ATGGCAGGTGTCATTAAAATTGAGATTGCCGAGTCAGCTCAAGAGCTTAAAAAACAGCTCAACTTCTCCCAAAACAGTGAAGTCAAAGAACGAATCCAAGTCTTGTATTGGCTGAAAACGAACCAAGTCAGAAGTACCGGCGCGCTCGCCTCCCTAATCGGAAAACACCGAACGACAGTATCAAGATGGCTCAGTAAATATCGCAAAGGAGGTCTCAAAGGTCTTTTAGAAGTTAAGAAAAGTCCTGGGCGAGTCCCTAAAATCACGCCATCAGTAGAAAAAAAATTAATCCAAGAACTAGAAGATCCAGAAGGATTTTCTAGTTATAAGGAAATTCAAACATGGCTTCAGTTAATTCAAGATATTGATATTAGTTATAGTGCTGTTCATAAACGAGTCCGCTATGGTTTAGAAGGAAAACTGAAAGTGCCACGTCCAGTTCATAGCAAACAGGAATTGGGAGCACCGGAAGCTTTTAAAAAAAACTAA